DNA sequence from the Chryseobacterium indicum genome:
ATCTGGAGAAAGCGAAAGAAATTCTTCTTAAAAACAGAGTGGAAAAGCTTCCGATCGTAGATGCTGAAAATAAACTGGTAGGATTAATTACCATTAAAGATATCGACAATCAGTTAGAATATCCAAATGCGAACAAAGATCAGAGCGGAAGATTAATCGTTGGAGCAGGAGTTGGAGTAGGAGAAGATACACTGGAGAGAATTGAAGCACTTGTAAAAGCAGGCGTTGATATCATCGGTATCGATTCTGCTCACGGACATTCCATCGGAGTCTTAAATAAAATTAAAGAAATAAGACAGGCATATCCTGATCTGGATATCGTTGGAGGAAATATCGTAACGGCAGAAGCTGCTAAAGATTTAATCGAAGCCGGAGCCAATGTTCTGAAAGTAGGAGTTGGTCCCGGTTCTATCTGTACAACGAGAGTGGTTGCAGGAGTAGGAGTTCCTCAGTTATCCGCAATTTACAATGTTTATGAATATGCGAAAACAAAGAACGTAGCTGTAATTGCAGACGGAGGAATCAAGCTTTCCGGAGATATCGTAAAAGCGATTGCCAGCGGAGCAGGAGCCGTAATGTTAGGTTCGCTTTTGGCAGGAACTGATGAAGCTCCAGGTGAAGAAATTATTTTCCAGGGTAGAAAATTCAAGACTTATCAGGGAATGGGAAGTCTTTCTGCGATGAAGAGAGGCGGAAAAGAAAGATATTTCCAGAGCGAGGCTAAGAAATTCGTTCCGGAAGGAATCGAAGGAAGGGTTCCAAGCAAAGGATCTTTGGAAGAAGTGATTTTCCAGTTAACAGGAGGTCTGAGAGCCGGAATGGGATATTGTGGTGCTAAAGATATTGAAGCTTTACAGAACGATACAAAAATGGTGATGATTACAGGAAGCGGATTAAAAGAATCTCATCCACATGATGTAATTATTACGCAGGAAGCCCCGAATTATTCTTTGTAATAATAGATTAAATATACTTAAAGGCTATCTCAATGTTGAGGTAGCTTTTTTATTTGATTTTCACATAAATTATGAAAAAACCTCCGCTTTTGGCGAAGGTTTATCATATACAATAAAATTTTTATTTCTTCACAAACTTAAATTCGTGAGTCTGGAAATTTTTAGTATTAATCTTCAAAAGATAGATTCCTGCGCTTAGTTCAGAAACGTTTACTTTTTCATTAAATTCTTCAGATTTTACAATTTGTCCGGCCATATTATAGATCTGAACAGATTTTCCGTCTTTTATCCCTGAAATTTTAATAATCTCAGCAACAGGATTGGGGAAGATCTGAATTTTAGAATCATTGTTTCTGACATCTGAAGCCGCAAGTGATGTACTGTGCAAATCTCCCGTCATGGTCGCATTAGAAGTCGTAAGATTTCCTCCGCAACCTCCGGCTTGTGATGTAAATGATGTATTCTCAACCCAGGTTCCAAAAGTAATTGATGGTGGATTTTGTACGAAATTATTGTTACCCGTAGAATTATAGTAGATTAAGTTTGGGCTTGAAAAAGTTCCGTATCCTTCATCAGCAAGGAATTCCCATCTGCTTAATGTATTATTCCACTGAATTTTAAATTCGCAGGTTCCTAAGCCGCCACAAGGTTGTCCGTCTAAAGGTGTTGTAATATATATCCCTTTATTAAAGGCGTCTACTCCCGTTTTTGTAAAAACAAAATTCTGATTATCAAATATATTATGACAACCGTTAAAGGTGATCGTCTGTGCAAAGGCAGAACCGCCCAAAGCAAGACATAAAAGATAAAGAGTTTTCATGCTGATATTTTAAAATTGTGACGGGAAAATACCTTGTAAAGCAATAATACACTTCAGAGTAACGAAAGGTGGTCTGTTTTCGTGTGGCTGTCCTCCTCCTGTCTGGTTTACCATCGTAGATTTCATGGTTGTATTTGCAGCAGCATCAGAATATTCTTTATCTAATCCTTTTGTATCTGCAGGAAGATTATTCGTAGGAGAATTCTGATTTCCTTCGGCGGTTACAGCATTTACTGTGTGTGAGTGAGGCGGCATTTGTGTTACCTGAAGTGTTACAGATTCTGTTCCTCCGCTTTGTCCCATCGTATAGTTTGTAGGTCCGCCCGGAGCTTGTCCTTCGTGTACCAAAACTCTTCCTCTCATATCAGGTAATGCGAATGTAGTAGTCCCGTTACCTCCATAAGTGGTTCCCAAAAGAGCAAACAGAGCCTGATTTTGCGAAATCGATAAAAGTTGTCCGTTACAGGCAGCCCAGTTTTTCGGAACGAAATTGTAAGGTACGAATGCGATTTGTCCTAAGAAAGGTTCTGTAGCCTGTGCTTTTAGAGTAGAAGTAGATGCAATGCTCAATAGCAGGGTGCATCCGAATACAAGTTTCTTCATGATGAATAGATTAGTTTTAATTAGGTCCTGTAAAGGTAGATATTATTCTACATATTTTTATTATATTAATAAAAAACCTTTCAGAACTTGCTGAAAGGTTTCGTTTTTAATAATAGTAACGGGTTATTTTTGAAGATTGTCTTTAAAGTCGTCAATCCTGAAATCTGTTAACGCATTGCCTTTTTCCACTTTTTCTTTAGCGTACAGCCTGAAATCGTTTTCTGTTTTTTCTAAAAGATAATCGTAAGGTCCGACATGGGAAATTAATTTAACCAAAACCGGAGAAATTTCAAGACAGATGAAAAGTCCCATAATAAAAGCGGCAGCTAAACCAATAATGGCTGAATTTTTTCCCAGTTCATCCAAAGCCTGTAATCTTGCTGCAAAACCATTGAATTTATCTTCAAAGGTTTCTGTGGATTTTCTTTCGGTTTCCAGATTGGTGTACACTTTAGAAATCTCTTTATCTAAATATTCCAGTCTGGGAGCAGCCTGTTTCTGGTAATTTTCCAGATCCTGTCTTCTCTGTTCTTTCAGTGCCTGCTTACGTTTTGCATTAGGACCGAAGCCTTCTTTTCCGCTTGTTAATCCGGACTGTTTCCCTAAAATTTCTTTTTCGAGCTCTACGGAAGCAGAATCATAGGATTTTTGATAGCTGGCGATTTTATCGGAGATTTGTTTCTTTTCAGTTTCGAAAGGTCCGCTTTGCTGAAGAATTCTTCCGTTCATTTCGCCCTGAAGCTGTTTTTTATTTCTCTGAATGATGGTATTCAGTTGTTTGTTTACTTCCTTTTCAAAAATTTTAAGCTCAAGAGGTTTTGAGATGATAATTCCTAAAAAAGTCGCCAGAATTAATCTGGGAATCGCCATTAAAATCTGATTCCACCATGTTCCTGTTTTTTTAATGGAAGAAACGATGTATCGGTCCAGATTAAAGATCATCAATCCCCATAAAATACCAAAGCCAATCGCTGTCCAGATGTCATCAAACACCGTATACATCGCATAACCTGCGGAAAGCGTAGCGAATACAGCCGTAAAAAGTACAATTCCTCCGATACCCGCAAATTTGTTCCATTCGCTCGGTGTTTTTCTCAGAATATGAATGTTTCCTCCGGAACACACCATCAGAAACTTTTGGAACCAATTGATCTTATGATTCACCTGATTTATAGTTTGTTGGTTATTTTTCATGATAGAAAATTTATACAAATGTACTACTAAAAATCATACCAATGTAAAAGATAGTATTATGTTTTACCAAGTATATTTAGTTTTTGATTTAATTATTTGTAAATCAGTTGTTTAAAATCATTAAATATAAATTTCTTATCTTTATGTATAATCACTAAATATCTTAATATGAAAAATGTAATCTGCCTTTCTCTGGTATTGGCTTCTTTTGCGCTTATTTCCTGTACAAAAGAAAAATCAATAGATGATGATCTTAAAGAAGTCGCGGCAAATATTAACAAAACAACACCTCAGAATCTTGCTGATGGAGTTCGTCTCGACAGCGTTTCTGTACAGCCCGGAAAAATTTTTAAGTACAATTACACGCTTACCGATGATGTAAAAGAGAGTGTAACTCCTCAAGAAATCGAAAGTTTCAAAGTCAATGCGAAAGAGGGAGCTCTGAAAGTCATAAAAACATCACCGGACATTAAAGAATTCAGAGATAATGATGTAACAATGGTATATATGTATTACGATAAGAACGGAAAACCCACCGCAGATTTCAAAATAACTCCAGAAGAATATAAATCAAAATAAACAAAACAGTCACTCACAAACACTATTTATTTGTGAGTGATTTTTTATTTCAGCCGATCCGGATTCTGTTTTAAGAAACTTTCCCAGCCTGTGTAAGATTTTGTATCGGCTATTGTTCCTGAATTGAAGTGATGACATACGGCAACCGCCAATCCATCGGAAGCATCGAGATATTTTGTAGGGAATTCCTTCAGATTTAAAAGACTTTGCAGCATTCCTGCAACCTGCTCTTTACTGGCATTTCCGTTTCCGGTGATCGCCATTTTTATTTTTTTCGGAGAATATTCTGTAATCGGGATATTTCTGTGAAGACTTGCTGCCATCGCAACGCCTTGCGCACGACCTAGTTTCAGCATACTCTGAACATTTTTTCCGTAGAAAGGAGCTTCCAGAGCAACTTCATCAGGATGAAATTCGTCAATCAGCGCTAAAGTTTTATCAAAAATATATTTGAGTTTGGTTTCGTGGTTCGGATACTTTTTCAGCAATAATTCATGGATGGAGATCATTTCCATTTTTCCTTTCTTTATGGAAATAATTCCAAAACCCATTACGGTAGTTCCCGGGTCGATTCCTAAAATAATCTTCTCTGCAATCATTGCTTCAAAGATATGAACTTTCAGACTTTTAAGAATGAATTTTTTTGAATCATATTTTACAGCAGTTCCAGTTTCTTTTCTGCAATAGGAATCCAGTTTTCATCATGTCGAAGCAAAGTAATTTTGTCAACTAAGAATTTAGTTTTGTATTCTTTGTCTTGATATTTTTCCCATGCTTTCAGATAATTTTCCCATGTTAAATTTCTGTAGCCCACCGTTACATGAGGGTGGAAAGAATAATTCATAAAGTTGAATATCTCTTTCACACGAAGATAAAGTTCATTTAATTGTTCATTGTTTTCAGGTCTCACAAAGACTACGGGATTTTTAGGATGGGCAAAACTTCCGAAACCATTCAGTTCAATTTCAAAAGGAGAAACAGTGGTATTAATCTTCTGGAAAGCTTCCAGAATGTCATTTTCTAAAGTAACCTCTCTGGAAAACGGCGGAAACAAAGTAATGTGTGCTTCATTTTTCAGAGCTTTGGAATTGTCAAAATTTAATGCAAAGTCCTGTTTGAATATTTTTATTTCTTCAATAATATTTTGTGGCGGATAGATGGCGATGAAGTACATCTTTTTCATTCATTGAAATTAAGAATTTTAAAATTAATTGGGATACATAAGAAAATTATGTATAGATTTGCTAGGTATAAAAGATGAGATATTGAAAAAGAACAGTCTTTATAAAGGAACCCTTCAAAACATTATCCTGAAACTTCTTGCCAAGGAAGTGAAAATGTATGGTTACCAGATTACACAGCGTGCAAAAGAGCTTACACAGGGTGAGCTTGAAATGACGGAAGGTGCGCTGTATCCGCTTCTGCATAAGCTTGAGGCGGAAGGAATGATTTTATCTGAAATTCAGAAGATCAACGGAAGAGACCGGAAATATTATCTCCTGACCGAAAAAGGGAAAAAACAGCAGACAGAACAGGAAGCAGAAATGAAAAATTATTTGTTTAACCTCAATACGATTTTTACTATATGATAACCAAAGAACAGGAACATCAAATAGAATTATATTTAAATTCAAAAAAGCTGACTGCCCAGATTTTAGCTGAA
Encoded proteins:
- a CDS encoding DUF4407 domain-containing protein is translated as MKNNQQTINQVNHKINWFQKFLMVCSGGNIHILRKTPSEWNKFAGIGGIVLFTAVFATLSAGYAMYTVFDDIWTAIGFGILWGLMIFNLDRYIVSSIKKTGTWWNQILMAIPRLILATFLGIIISKPLELKIFEKEVNKQLNTIIQRNKKQLQGEMNGRILQQSGPFETEKKQISDKIASYQKSYDSASVELEKEILGKQSGLTSGKEGFGPNAKRKQALKEQRRQDLENYQKQAAPRLEYLDKEISKVYTNLETERKSTETFEDKFNGFAARLQALDELGKNSAIIGLAAAFIMGLFICLEISPVLVKLISHVGPYDYLLEKTENDFRLYAKEKVEKGNALTDFRIDDFKDNLQK
- a CDS encoding phage tail protein is translated as MKKLVFGCTLLLSIASTSTLKAQATEPFLGQIAFVPYNFVPKNWAACNGQLLSISQNQALFALLGTTYGGNGTTTFALPDMRGRVLVHEGQAPGGPTNYTMGQSGGTESVTLQVTQMPPHSHTVNAVTAEGNQNSPTNNLPADTKGLDKEYSDAAANTTMKSTMVNQTGGGQPHENRPPFVTLKCIIALQGIFPSQF
- the ruvC gene encoding crossover junction endodeoxyribonuclease RuvC — its product is MIAEKIILGIDPGTTVMGFGIISIKKGKMEMISIHELLLKKYPNHETKLKYIFDKTLALIDEFHPDEVALEAPFYGKNVQSMLKLGRAQGVAMAASLHRNIPITEYSPKKIKMAITGNGNASKEQVAGMLQSLLNLKEFPTKYLDASDGLAVAVCHHFNSGTIADTKSYTGWESFLKQNPDRLK
- a CDS encoding PadR family transcriptional regulator, whose product is MKKNSLYKGTLQNIILKLLAKEVKMYGYQITQRAKELTQGELEMTEGALYPLLHKLEAEGMILSEIQKINGRDRKYYLLTEKGKKQQTEQEAEMKNYLFNLNTIFTI
- the guaB gene encoding IMP dehydrogenase: MSIHNKIVETAITFDDVLLVPSYSEVLPNQVSLKSRLTDKITLNVPIVSAAMDTVTEAELAIALARVGGLGFIHKNMTISEQAAQVNRVKRSENGMISDPVTLSKDHTLAQAKETMAKYKISGLPVVDAENTLIGIITNRDVKYQENLEMKVEEIMTKEKLITSDKNTNLEKAKEILLKNRVEKLPIVDAENKLVGLITIKDIDNQLEYPNANKDQSGRLIVGAGVGVGEDTLERIEALVKAGVDIIGIDSAHGHSIGVLNKIKEIRQAYPDLDIVGGNIVTAEAAKDLIEAGANVLKVGVGPGSICTTRVVAGVGVPQLSAIYNVYEYAKTKNVAVIADGGIKLSGDIVKAIASGAGAVMLGSLLAGTDEAPGEEIIFQGRKFKTYQGMGSLSAMKRGGKERYFQSEAKKFVPEGIEGRVPSKGSLEEVIFQLTGGLRAGMGYCGAKDIEALQNDTKMVMITGSGLKESHPHDVIITQEAPNYSL
- a CDS encoding 2'-5' RNA ligase family protein, translated to MKKMYFIAIYPPQNIIEEIKIFKQDFALNFDNSKALKNEAHITLFPPFSREVTLENDILEAFQKINTTVSPFEIELNGFGSFAHPKNPVVFVRPENNEQLNELYLRVKEIFNFMNYSFHPHVTVGYRNLTWENYLKAWEKYQDKEYKTKFLVDKITLLRHDENWIPIAEKKLELL
- a CDS encoding T9SS type A sorting domain-containing protein, encoding MKTLYLLCLALGGSAFAQTITFNGCHNIFDNQNFVFTKTGVDAFNKGIYITTPLDGQPCGGLGTCEFKIQWNNTLSRWEFLADEGYGTFSSPNLIYYNSTGNNNFVQNPPSITFGTWVENTSFTSQAGGCGGNLTTSNATMTGDLHSTSLAASDVRNNDSKIQIFPNPVAEIIKISGIKDGKSVQIYNMAGQIVKSEEFNEKVNVSELSAGIYLLKINTKNFQTHEFKFVKK